From Medicago truncatula cultivar Jemalong A17 chromosome 7, MtrunA17r5.0-ANR, whole genome shotgun sequence, a single genomic window includes:
- the LOC11405985 gene encoding LOW QUALITY PROTEIN: NAC domain-containing protein 83 (The sequence of the model RefSeq protein was modified relative to this genomic sequence to represent the inferred CDS: substituted 1 base at 1 genomic stop codon), which translates to MQVDKMPAKISEQGSEEDDSKRSNISNGLCISSSMCVVLLGDMEQERYFFSTKEAKYPNGNXSNRARKSGYWKETGLDKQIMNSKTREVVGMKKTLVFYRGKPPHGSRTDWIMHEYRLTSSHSNPLNENWVMCRIFLKGRSEVKRKNSTSSSKVVVFYDFFAEKKNNTDASSS; encoded by the exons ATGCAAGTTGACAAGATGCCCGCAAAGATTTCAGAGCAAGGGAGCGAGGAAGATGATTCAAAGCGATCTAATATTTCCAATGGCTTGTGTATATCATCATCAA TGTGTGTTGTTCTATTAGGTGATATGGAACAAGAGAGGTACTTTTTCAGTACTAAAGAAGCCAAGTATCCAAATGGGAACTGATCTAACAGAGCTAGAAAATCTGGTTATTGGAAGGAAACTGGTTTGGacaaacaaatcatgaattCGAAGACTCGTGAAGTTGTTGGTATGAAGAAAACTCTTGTTTTCTACAGAGGCAAACCACCTCATGGTTCAAGAACTGATTGGATCATGCATGAATATCGCCTCACTTCCTCTCACTCCAACCCCTTG AATGAAAATTGGGTTATGTGTCGCATATTTTTGAAGGGGAGAAGTGAGGTGAAGAGGAAGAACTCAACTTCAAGTTCAAAAGTGGTTGTTTTCTATGATTTCTTCGCAGAGAAGAAGAACAATACTGATGCATCCTCCTCCTAA